The window CGATCAGGAACTTCCTGATGTCCTCGGCGAGTTCACCGAGTTCCGGTCCGCTCAGTGCCTTCAGGTCGTGCGGCCCCCGAATGGTCTCCAGAATGGTCACGCTCGGGCCCCCTCTCCGGTCCTGTTTCAGCTCACGGTGACGGCGGGAACCCCTGATGGCGTCCCCGCGTCTTCCATGCCCTCGGCGATCTTCAGGGCTTCCTCGATGAGCGTCTCGACGATCTTCGACTCGGGAACCGTCTTGATGATCTCGCCCTTGACGAAGATCTGACCCTTGCCGTTCCCCGACGCCACACCCAGATCCGCCTCACGGGCCTCACCCGGACCATTGACGACACAGCCCATCACGGCAACCCGCAACGGCACCTCCATGCCCTCAAGACCCGCAGACACCTGATCCGCCAGCTTGTACACATCCACCTGCGCACGACCGCACGACGGACACGACACGATCTCCAACCGCCGCTGCTTCAGATTCAACGACTCCAGAATCTGCAGACCGACCTTGACCTCCTCGGCCGGCGGCGCCGACAACGACACCCGGATCGTGTCCCCGATCCCCTCACTCAACAACGCACCGAACGCCACCGCGGACTTGATCGTCCCCTGGAACGCCGGCCCCGCCTCCGTCACCCCCAGATGCAACGGGTAATCACACTGAGCCGCCAGCTGACGGTACGCATTCACCATCACCACCGGATCGTTGTGCTTCACCGAGATCTTGATGTCCCGGAACCCGTGCTCCTCGAACAGCGACGCCTCCCACAACGCCGACTCCACCAGAGCCTCAGGCGTCGCCTTCCCGTACTTCCTCAACAACCGCGCATCCAACGAACCCGCATTCACACCGATCCGGATCGGCGTCCCCGCATCGTTCGCCGCCCGCGCGATCTCCTTCACCTTGTCATCGAACTGCTTGATGTTCCCCGGATTCACCCGCACCGCAGCACAGCCCGCATCAATCGCCGCGAACACATACTTCGGCTGGAAATGAATATCCGCGATCACCGGAATCTGCGACTTACGCGCAATCGTCGCAAGCGCATCCGCATCATCCTGCGTCGGACACGCAACCCGCACGATCTGACAGCCCGACGCCGTCAGCTCCGCGATCTGCTGCAACGTCGCACCGACGTCCGACGTCCGGGTCGTGGTCATCGACTGCACCGACACCGGCGCATCCCCACCGACCGCCACCGACCCGACCTGGATGCGCCGCGAGGGGCGGCGCACCGCGAGCGGCCGGGCCGGCAGCTCGGGGAGACCCAGTGCGACTGGTTCTCCAGTGGTCATGACGTCACCGGCTCCCGGCGACGGTCTCGCGCGCGGCACGCAGGGACTCCTTGAGAGAGCCCATCGTGGCGAGGACGGCAGTGGGCTCGTAGCCGCAGTGCGCCATGCAGTTGGCGCAGCGCGGATCCTTGCCGCGGCCGTACTTGTCCCAGTCGGTCTCCTCGATGAGTTCCCGGTACGTAGGGACGTACCCGTCGCTCATCAGATAGCAGGGCCGCTGCCAGCCGAAGAGCGAGTAGTTGGGGATCGCCCAGGCCGTGCACGGGAAGTCCGCCTTGCCCTCGAGGAAGTCCAGGAAGAGCGGCGAGTGGTTCAGCCGCCAGCGGGCCCGGTTACCGCCCGCGAAGGACTTCTTGAAGAGCTCGCGGGTCTGCTCGACGCCGAGGAAGTGCTCCTGGTCGGGAGCCTTCTCGTACGCGTAGGCGGGCGAGATCATCATCTCGTCGACCTTCAGGTCGTCATTGAGGTAGTTCAGGACCTCGATGACGGTCTGCGGGGTGTCGGTGTTGAAGAAGGTGGAGTTCGTGGTGACCCGGAAGCCGCGCCGCTTGGCCTCCTTGATCGCCGCCACCGCCTCGTCGAACACGCCTTCCTTGGCCACCGATTCGTCATGCCGCTCACGCAGACCGTCGATGTGCACGGCGAAGGCGAAGAACGGGGACGGGGTGAATTTCTCCATCTTCTTGCGCAGCAGCATCGCATTGGTGCAGAGGAAGACGTACTTCTTCCGCGCCACCAGCTGCCGCACGATTTCGTCGATCTGCGGGTGCATCAGGGGTTCACCGCCCGCGATGGACACCATCGGGGCACCCGATTCCAGCACCGCGCCGACGGCCTGGGCCACCGGCATCCGCTGCTTGAGCACTCCGGCCGGATGCTGGATCTTTCCGCAGCCCTCGCACGCCAGATTGCAGGCGAACAAAGGCTCCAGCTCGACAATGAGCGGGAATTTGTCCCGCTTGCGGAGCTTCTGTTCAACGAGGTACGTCGCAACCTTGATGGTCTGACGGAGCGGCATGGCCATCTAGCTCACCTCCTGGGGAGCAGCAAAGATCGGTGCCATTCATAGAAAGCCGGCAGGACAGCACGGAGAACACGGAAAGCCGATATTCCACCGCGTACCGTGCCGATGCGGACGAGCTCGTGCTCCGGAGCGTCCACGACCACCCGTACGGCCGCAACGGGGCGTACCCCGGTGCGCAGGGCGGTACGAAGGGTGGCGGCGGACTCCATGTCCACAGCGATCGCTCCGGTGGCCCGCAGTTCGGCCCGCTCATGTCCGCGCACGACATGGTCGGAGCCGGTCAGCGGACCGGTGTGGACGGTGCGGCCCGGCACCGTCCTGGCGAGTGCCTCGGCGAGCAGACCCGCACCGGTGCAGGGCGTCGAGTCGCCGGCCTCCCGGGTCTCGTCGGCGACCACCAGGTCTCCCGGGTGCATGCCGGGCGCGAGCCCGGCACAGAACCCGGAGGCGATGACCGCGGCGCCGAGCGCCGGGTCCTGGCCGAGCGCGTGCGCCACGGCCGTCTCGGCGGCTTTCGGGCCCATGCCCGTACGGAGCACGGTCACCTGGCCCGGGGCGTCGCCCGCCTTTCCTCTGCCACTGCGCAGGGCGAGTTGCTCGATACCGAGCGCGCAGGCGATCAGCAGCGGCCCCGCGGGGCCGGACGGCCCCGGTGCATCGCCCATCAGGCCCCCTCCCGGACGGCCGTGCGGTCGGCGAACGGGTCGCCGTACACGTACCGCCCGAGTGCGGTGAGCGGGAAGACCTGCCGGTAGAGGTGGTAGTTGATGGAGAAGTCCCAGGGGAACCCGGTGCCGGTGAAGTACGGCTCGTCCCAGGATCCGTCGGCCTGCTGGGCCTCGGTCAGCCAGGCGATGCCCCGGGTCACCGCCGTGCTCTCGCGCCGGCCGGCAGCGAGGAGGGCGAGGAGGGCCCAGGCGGTCTGGGACGCGGTCGACGCACCGTTCCCGATCCACTTCTCCTCCTGGTACGAGCGCAGGTCCTCGCCCCAGCCGCCGTCGTCGTTCTGCACGGACTCCAGCCAGCCGACCGCCCGGCGGATCGCCGGATGGGCAGCGGGCAGCCCGGCAGCGACCAGGGCGGGCACCACCGACCCTGTTCCGTACACGTAGTTGACGCCCCAACGGCCGAACCAGGCACCGCTCGCCTCCTGTTCGGCAAGCAGCCACTCGATGCCGCGCCGGGTGGCGGGGTGATCGGACCGCCCCTCCATGGCGAGCATCTCCACCACGTGTCCGGTGACATCGGCGGACGGCGGATCGATGACCTCGCCGAAGTCACAGAAGGGCAGCCGGTTGGGGAACGGGCTGGTGTTGTCGGCGTCGAATGCGCCCCAGGCCCCGTTGCGGGACTGCATGCCGAGGTTCCAGCGCACCCCGCGTTCGATGGCGGCCTCGACACCTGCCGGATTCGGATGCCGGACCCGGCGCAGCGCGAGGACCACCTCGGCGGTGTCGTCAATGTCCGGGTAGTTGTCGTTGTGGAACTCGAACGCCCATCCGCCCGGGTCGAGTTGAGGTCGACGCACGGACCAGTCGCCGGGCCTGACGATCTCCTCGCCGAGCATCCAGTCCGCCGCTTTCACGAGCGCAGGATGGTCCGGCCTGACTCCGGCATCGGCAAGCGCGATGGTGGCGAGGCAGGTGTCCCAGACCGGTGACTGGCAGGCCTCGATCATGCGGGCGCCGTCCTCGCGCCAGATGGCGAACCGGTTCAGCGAGTCCAGGCCGGCCCGCATCACCGGGTGGTCGAGGTCGTAACCGAGGAGATGCAGGGCGATGACGGAGTACACGGCGGGCGGCTGGATGCCGCCCCAGCAGCCGTCGTTCTCCTGGCGTTCGATGATCCAGCGCGCTGCCGCATTCATGGCGATCCGGCGCAGCCGGCGCGGGGCCACCTTGTGGTAGACGTGCAGCGCCTTGTCGAGGCGTTGGAAGACGCCGTCCCAACTGGCCGCCGGGGCACGGCGTTTGGGTGGGTTGGGGACGAGCGGGTCGGCGTGCAGCTCGTCGAGGGCGAAGGGCGCGGGCCGTACCGGACGCTTCGCCGAGACGACGGTCAGCGGCACAATCGTCTGCCGGGCCCAGCAGCCGAAGTCGTAGATGTTGAGCGGGACCCACTTCGGGAAGAACATCAGCTCCGGTGGGAGCTCGGGCAGGTCGTCCCATTTCCACCAGCCGAACAGGGCCAGCCAGATCCGGGTGAAGACGCGGCTCTCGGCGATGCCACCCTGCTCCCTGATCCACCGCGAGGCGCGGGCCATGTGCGGATCGTCCGGCCGGTCTCCGGCCAGCCGCAGCGCGACGTACGCCTCGATGGTGGTGGAGAGTTCGCCCGGCCCTCCGTGGAAGGTGGCCCAGGTGCCGTCGCCGAGCTGTTCGCCGCGGATGAAGCGGGCGGCCGACTCGACGGTGGCCGGGTCCTGAATGCCGAGGAACTGGCGGAGCAGCAGATCCTCGGCGTCCATGGTGACGTTGGTGGCGAGGTCGCCCTTCCACCAGCCCTGGTCGTCCTGTCTGCCGAGGAGATGCTCCACCGAGCGTTCCGCGGCCCGCCGCGCGGCGGCGAGCACGTCGTCCGCGGCGATGGTTGATTCGGTCGGTTCGCTGGCCGAGGCTGCGCGGGGGTCAAGAGCCCCGGTGCTTCCGTCGGTCGTCGCTGTCATGGCTTCCCCTTCGTGCAGTTGGTCCTCTGCTGTGCTGGGGTCTCCGTCGGTCGGCGCCCTTCGAGGGCGCCGACCGGCGACTGCGAGTCATATGCGAATGATGATCATCTCTTTCGTACGACGACGAAGTCCGCGAGCGCCGTGAGCTGCGCACGCACGGTTTCCGGCATGTCGACACCGTGCAGCGCCTCGATGGCGACCGCATGCTGCCGACGGGCCTCCTGGGCGGTCCACTCGCGGCCGCCCGCCTCCTCGATGAGCGCCGCCCGGGCGGCGAACTCCTCCTCGGAGAAGCTGTCGAAGTCGGTGCTCTTGGCGTCCGCGGCGAGCAGCTCGCCGAGGCGCTCCGAGGCCGGTCCGCCCGCGGCGAGCGCGGCGACGACCGGCAGGGACTTCTTGCGCTGACGCAGATCGCTCCAGGTCTGCTTGCCGGTGGACTCCGGGTCGCCCCAGATACCGAGCAGATCATCGATGGCCTGGAAGGCGAGGCCGAGGTGGTAGCCGTACGCCTCCAGGGTGTCGGCGGTACGGTCGTCGGCGCCGCCGAGCACCGCACCGATGGAGACGGCGCAGGCGAGCAGGGCGCCCGTCTTGTTGCCCTCCATCTCCAGGCACTCCTCGACGGTGACCCGCTCGCGGTGCTCGTAGGAGATGTCCTGGGCCTGCCCGTCGATGAGCTTGCGGGTGGCGGTGGTCAGCCGGCGGGCCGCGCGGCCCGCCTCGACCGTGCCGAGCTCCAGCAGGATCTCGTTGGCCAGCGCGAACAGCGCGTCGCCGACCAGGATCGCCTGCGCGGGGCCGTGCACCTTCCATACGGTGTCGCGGTGGCGGCGCTGCTCGTCGCCGTCCATCAGGTCGTCGTGCAACAGCGAGAAGTTGTGCACGAGTTCGACGGCCACCGCGCCGGGGATGCCGGCCTCGGCTGCAGCGCCCGCCGCCTCGGCGGACAGCAGGGCGAGCGCCGGGCGGACCGCCTTGCCGCCGTCGCCGTCGGAGGGCCGGCCCTGGGCGTCGATCCAGCCGAAGTGGTAGGCGGCGACGGTGTCCATGGGCGGTGCGAGCCGGTCAACGGCGGCCCGGAGCACCGGAGCGGACAGGGCCCGTCCGCGCTCCAGAAGCACGGTGACGTCCGCGGTGTCTACCACGGTGTCGAAAGCCGGATTCGCCGGGGTCACTGACTCTCCTCTTGTTCCGGTGGTACTGCTCATGCCGCCTCCTGCAGCGGAAGTTCATGGGTGCGGCCGAGCGTACGGAGCGCGGCGTCCGCGGCGCTGCACCCGCTGCGCACCGCGCCCTCCATCGTCGCGGGCCAGCCGGTGGCGGTCCATGCTCCGGCCAGATAGAGGCCGGGGGCACGGGTGCGGGTCCCGGGGCGCAGTCGGCCGACACCGGGAGCGGGGGCGAAGGTCGCTGTGCGTTCCCGGGTGACGAAGA is drawn from Streptomyces sp. NBC_01717 and contains these coding sequences:
- the ispG gene encoding flavodoxin-dependent (E)-4-hydroxy-3-methylbut-2-enyl-diphosphate synthase produces the protein MTTGEPVALGLPELPARPLAVRRPSRRIQVGSVAVGGDAPVSVQSMTTTRTSDVGATLQQIAELTASGCQIVRVACPTQDDADALATIARKSQIPVIADIHFQPKYVFAAIDAGCAAVRVNPGNIKQFDDKVKEIARAANDAGTPIRIGVNAGSLDARLLRKYGKATPEALVESALWEASLFEEHGFRDIKISVKHNDPVVMVNAYRQLAAQCDYPLHLGVTEAGPAFQGTIKSAVAFGALLSEGIGDTIRVSLSAPPAEEVKVGLQILESLNLKQRRLEIVSCPSCGRAQVDVYKLADQVSAGLEGMEVPLRVAVMGCVVNGPGEAREADLGVASGNGKGQIFVKGEIIKTVPESKIVETLIEEALKIAEGMEDAGTPSGVPAVTVS
- the hpnH gene encoding adenosyl-hopene transferase HpnH, which codes for MAMPLRQTIKVATYLVEQKLRKRDKFPLIVELEPLFACNLACEGCGKIQHPAGVLKQRMPVAQAVGAVLESGAPMVSIAGGEPLMHPQIDEIVRQLVARKKYVFLCTNAMLLRKKMEKFTPSPFFAFAVHIDGLRERHDESVAKEGVFDEAVAAIKEAKRRGFRVTTNSTFFNTDTPQTVIEVLNYLNDDLKVDEMMISPAYAYEKAPDQEHFLGVEQTRELFKKSFAGGNRARWRLNHSPLFLDFLEGKADFPCTAWAIPNYSLFGWQRPCYLMSDGYVPTYRELIEETDWDKYGRGKDPRCANCMAHCGYEPTAVLATMGSLKESLRAARETVAGSR
- a CDS encoding phosphorylase family protein — encoded protein: MGDAPGPSGPAGPLLIACALGIEQLALRSGRGKAGDAPGQVTVLRTGMGPKAAETAVAHALGQDPALGAAVIASGFCAGLAPGMHPGDLVVADETREAGDSTPCTGAGLLAEALARTVPGRTVHTGPLTGSDHVVRGHERAELRATGAIAVDMESAATLRTALRTGVRPVAAVRVVVDAPEHELVRIGTVRGGISAFRVLRAVLPAFYEWHRSLLLPRR
- the shc gene encoding squalene--hopene cyclase; this encodes MTATTDGSTGALDPRAASASEPTESTIAADDVLAAARRAAERSVEHLLGRQDDQGWWKGDLATNVTMDAEDLLLRQFLGIQDPATVESAARFIRGEQLGDGTWATFHGGPGELSTTIEAYVALRLAGDRPDDPHMARASRWIREQGGIAESRVFTRIWLALFGWWKWDDLPELPPELMFFPKWVPLNIYDFGCWARQTIVPLTVVSAKRPVRPAPFALDELHADPLVPNPPKRRAPAASWDGVFQRLDKALHVYHKVAPRRLRRIAMNAAARWIIERQENDGCWGGIQPPAVYSVIALHLLGYDLDHPVMRAGLDSLNRFAIWREDGARMIEACQSPVWDTCLATIALADAGVRPDHPALVKAADWMLGEEIVRPGDWSVRRPQLDPGGWAFEFHNDNYPDIDDTAEVVLALRRVRHPNPAGVEAAIERGVRWNLGMQSRNGAWGAFDADNTSPFPNRLPFCDFGEVIDPPSADVTGHVVEMLAMEGRSDHPATRRGIEWLLAEQEASGAWFGRWGVNYVYGTGSVVPALVAAGLPAAHPAIRRAVGWLESVQNDDGGWGEDLRSYQEEKWIGNGASTASQTAWALLALLAAGRRESTAVTRGIAWLTEAQQADGSWDEPYFTGTGFPWDFSINYHLYRQVFPLTALGRYVYGDPFADRTAVREGA
- a CDS encoding polyprenyl synthetase family protein gives rise to the protein MSSTTGTRGESVTPANPAFDTVVDTADVTVLLERGRALSAPVLRAAVDRLAPPMDTVAAYHFGWIDAQGRPSDGDGGKAVRPALALLSAEAAGAAAEAGIPGAVAVELVHNFSLLHDDLMDGDEQRRHRDTVWKVHGPAQAILVGDALFALANEILLELGTVEAGRAARRLTTATRKLIDGQAQDISYEHRERVTVEECLEMEGNKTGALLACAVSIGAVLGGADDRTADTLEAYGYHLGLAFQAIDDLLGIWGDPESTGKQTWSDLRQRKKSLPVVAALAAGGPASERLGELLAADAKSTDFDSFSEEEFAARAALIEEAGGREWTAQEARRQHAVAIEALHGVDMPETVRAQLTALADFVVVRKR